Proteins encoded by one window of Moorella humiferrea:
- the rpoD gene encoding RNA polymerase sigma factor RpoD, translated as MKEEQQRQKIRELVEKGKSQGSLTYREIMDALEGIELTPEQIDDIYEHLNQMGIEILPETVELEALEKEDEAIDTDIDLSVPDNVAIDDPVRMYLKEIGRVPLLTPEEEIELAKRMEQGDEEAKRRLTEANLRLVVSIAKRYVGRGMLFLDLIQEGNLGLIKAVEKFDYRKGYKFSTYATWWIRQAITRAIADQARTIRIPVHMVETINKLIRVQRQLLQELGREPTPEEIAKEMDVPVERVREIMKIAQEPVSLETPIGEEEDSHLGDFIEDEDAQAPAEAASFMLLREQLEEVLDSLTPREKRVLRLRFGLDDGRARTLEEVGQEFGVTRERIRQIEAKALRKLRHPSRSKKLKDYLE; from the coding sequence GTGAAAGAGGAACAGCAGAGGCAAAAAATCAGGGAGCTGGTAGAAAAGGGCAAGAGTCAGGGCAGCTTAACCTATCGCGAGATTATGGACGCCCTCGAAGGAATCGAGCTTACACCCGAGCAGATCGACGATATATACGAGCATCTAAACCAGATGGGCATAGAAATTTTACCGGAAACCGTAGAACTCGAGGCCCTGGAAAAAGAAGACGAAGCCATCGACACCGACATCGATCTTTCGGTGCCCGACAACGTGGCCATAGATGATCCAGTACGCATGTACCTGAAGGAAATCGGGCGGGTACCCCTGCTGACGCCGGAAGAAGAAATCGAACTGGCCAAAAGGATGGAGCAGGGGGACGAAGAAGCAAAACGCCGCCTGACGGAAGCAAATTTACGCCTGGTGGTGAGCATCGCCAAGCGTTACGTCGGCCGCGGCATGCTGTTTTTGGACCTCATCCAGGAAGGCAACCTGGGCCTAATAAAAGCCGTAGAGAAGTTCGATTATCGTAAAGGCTATAAATTCAGCACCTACGCCACCTGGTGGATTCGCCAGGCCATAACCCGCGCCATAGCCGACCAGGCTCGGACCATCAGAATCCCAGTGCATATGGTCGAAACCATCAACAAGCTTATCCGCGTTCAGCGGCAGCTCCTCCAGGAACTCGGCCGGGAACCCACTCCGGAAGAGATCGCCAAGGAGATGGACGTTCCCGTAGAACGGGTGCGGGAAATCATGAAGATCGCCCAGGAACCTGTATCCCTGGAAACGCCCATCGGCGAAGAAGAAGACAGCCACCTGGGGGATTTCATCGAAGACGAGGACGCCCAGGCACCGGCCGAGGCCGCATCCTTTATGCTTTTGAGGGAGCAGCTGGAAGAGGTCTTAGATTCCTTGACGCCCAGGGAAAAACGGGTGCTGCGCCTGCGCTTCGGCCTGGATGACGGCCGGGCCCGCACCCTGGAGGAAGTAGGCCAGGAATTCGGCGTCACCCGGGAACGCATCCGCCAGATTGAAGCCAAAGCCCTGCGCAAGCTGCGCCACCCAAGCCGCAGCAAAAAGCTCAAGGACTACCTGGAATAA
- a CDS encoding tRNA (adenine(22)-N(1))-methyltransferase, translated as MLAFFNGLPARLRAVARMVPPGSRLADIGTDHAYLPIYLVTSGRCPRVIAVEKKWGPYRRALAAVANAGLQERVEVRLGDGFAPLKPGEVDTVTITGLGALTQQDILTTGAAVRQALRRLILQPQGEAGPLRRFLATIGWCLEEEELVYEGGHYYFIMAAGQGESPAYSDVEWRFGPLLLRRRHPLLGVYLLQSMEKLNAARRQLLNAKSERARARLVEVDRQLEDIREVLAWLQDSAK; from the coding sequence GTGCTGGCCTTTTTTAATGGGCTACCGGCCCGCCTGCGGGCCGTCGCCCGCATGGTGCCGCCGGGAAGCCGCCTGGCGGACATCGGCACCGATCACGCTTATCTGCCCATATACCTGGTCACCAGCGGCAGGTGCCCCCGTGTTATTGCCGTTGAAAAAAAATGGGGTCCCTACCGCCGGGCCCTGGCAGCCGTAGCCAATGCCGGCCTTCAGGAGCGGGTAGAGGTGCGCCTGGGAGACGGCTTTGCCCCTTTAAAGCCCGGGGAAGTAGACACGGTAACTATCACCGGTCTTGGCGCCCTTACCCAGCAGGACATCCTGACGACCGGCGCGGCGGTAAGGCAGGCCTTGAGGCGTCTGATCCTCCAGCCCCAGGGGGAAGCCGGGCCGCTGCGCCGCTTCCTTGCCACTATTGGATGGTGCCTGGAAGAAGAAGAGCTGGTATACGAAGGCGGCCACTATTATTTTATCATGGCGGCCGGGCAGGGGGAGAGCCCGGCCTACAGCGATGTTGAGTGGCGTTTCGGTCCCCTTTTGCTCCGGCGCCGTCACCCCCTGTTGGGCGTTTATCTCTTGCAAAGCATGGAAAAACTAAATGCGGCAAGACGCCAGCTGCTTAACGCAAAAAGTGAGCGTGCCCGCGCCAGGCTGGTGGAAGTAGACCGGCAGTTGGAAGACATACGGGAGGTGCTGGCATGGCTGCAAGACTCAGCGAAATAA
- a CDS encoding Nif3-like dinuclear metal center hexameric protein, which translates to MAARLSEIIAVMEALAPPELAAEWDNVGLMLGTPEAEVRRILVCLDVTMAVAAEAAARGANLIISHHPLFFRPVKSLRFDKAPGSLVQRLIQDNIMVYAAHTNLDCAELGVSYHLAVKLELEDIQVLRPTYREKYYKLVTFVPADHEKNVREAITRAGAGWIGNYSDCTFRVAGTGTFLPLSGTNPYIGREGEVTEVKEYRLETIVPTGRLPEVLQALLKAHPYEEVAYDIYPLANEGPAAGIGRLGVLNQALPLYEFALQVKEALGAARVNVVGERERRVKKVAVCGGAGSDVMNTALAAGADVLVTGDLKFHEAQAAVNMGLAVIDAGHYATERLIVPALVTYLQDQLQEREVMVLASQKEQEPWYVL; encoded by the coding sequence ATGGCTGCAAGACTCAGCGAAATAATAGCCGTTATGGAAGCCCTAGCCCCGCCGGAGCTGGCGGCGGAATGGGACAACGTCGGCCTTATGCTGGGAACGCCTGAGGCGGAAGTGCGGCGGATATTGGTCTGCCTGGACGTCACCATGGCAGTAGCGGCAGAAGCTGCCGCTCGGGGGGCCAACCTCATCATCAGCCACCATCCCCTTTTTTTCCGGCCCGTAAAGTCCTTACGCTTCGATAAAGCCCCCGGTAGCCTGGTCCAGCGCCTTATCCAGGACAACATCATGGTTTACGCGGCTCATACCAATTTAGACTGCGCCGAGCTGGGCGTGAGCTACCATCTAGCAGTAAAGCTGGAACTGGAAGACATTCAGGTCCTCCGGCCCACCTATCGGGAGAAATATTACAAGCTCGTTACCTTTGTGCCAGCAGACCATGAAAAAAACGTTCGCGAAGCCATTACCAGGGCCGGGGCGGGATGGATAGGCAATTACTCCGACTGCACCTTCCGGGTGGCCGGCACGGGCACTTTCCTGCCCCTCAGCGGTACTAATCCCTATATAGGGCGGGAAGGGGAAGTCACCGAGGTTAAAGAATACCGTCTGGAAACCATCGTCCCTACCGGCAGGCTGCCGGAAGTCTTGCAGGCCCTCCTCAAGGCCCATCCCTATGAAGAGGTGGCTTACGACATCTACCCCCTGGCCAACGAAGGCCCGGCGGCGGGCATCGGTCGTCTGGGAGTTTTAAACCAGGCCCTCCCCCTCTACGAATTTGCCCTGCAGGTCAAGGAGGCCCTGGGCGCGGCCAGGGTTAATGTGGTAGGCGAAAGGGAACGGAGGGTAAAGAAAGTAGCCGTCTGCGGCGGTGCCGGCAGCGACGTTATGAATACCGCCCTGGCCGCCGGGGCCGACGTCCTGGTAACCGGCGATCTGAAATTCCACGAAGCCCAGGCGGCCGTCAATATGGGACTGGCCGTCATAGACGCGGGTCACTACGCTACCGAAAGGTTGATTGTCCCGGCCCTGGTGACATACCTCCAGGATCAGCTTCAGGAGCGGGAAGTAATGGTCCTGGCCTCCCAGAAGGAACAGGAACCGTGGTACGTACTATAG
- a CDS encoding type II toxin-antitoxin system prevent-host-death family antitoxin, which produces MDINIKSMVSSTALSRSFGKYLKVAKETPVFIIKNNEVTGVLLNIDTYKELVEAYELMQDTKLAREVFEQPTVNPLEKDVFEVMREVEARDNVPG; this is translated from the coding sequence ATGGATATAAATATTAAATCGATGGTTAGCTCTACAGCTTTGTCCAGGTCTTTTGGCAAATACCTCAAGGTCGCCAAAGAAACACCTGTATTTATAATCAAAAACAATGAAGTTACAGGAGTTCTTCTCAATATTGACACTTATAAAGAACTAGTTGAAGCTTATGAGCTTATGCAAGATACCAAACTGGCCCGGGAGGTTTTTGAACAACCCACCGTGAACCCCCTGGAAAAAGACGTTTTTGAAGTCATGAGGGAAGTTGAGGCCAGGGATAATGTACCAGGTTAA
- a CDS encoding type II toxin-antitoxin system RelE family toxin: protein MYQVKPKNINRFKHDFERLEKREREKVWQALKTLTEIPVPPNAICLEKNYYRLKIDNIRILYQILDEKIILIGAIVKRNENTYKNWKKYFK from the coding sequence ATGTACCAGGTTAAACCCAAAAACATTAACCGTTTCAAGCATGATTTTGAGAGGCTAGAAAAAAGGGAAAGGGAAAAAGTGTGGCAGGCATTAAAAACGCTTACTGAAATCCCTGTACCACCTAACGCTATCTGCCTGGAGAAAAATTATTATCGCCTTAAGATAGATAACATCAGAATCCTGTATCAAATCTTGGATGAAAAGATAATTCTTATAGGGGCAATTGTAAAGCGCAATGAAAATACTTACAAGAACTGGAAAAAATATTTTAAATAG
- a CDS encoding MFS transporter — protein sequence MVDENRRSETRATYILTVCTLASFLTAFMGSSINLAIPTIGEEFQAGALDLNWVVSAFLLTSAAFLLPFGRLADLYGRTRVFRAGLCGYALFSLLSSLAPSLPLLIATRALHGISSAMIFSTATALLVAFFPAQARGRVLGINVAAVYTGLSAGPFLGGIITHYLGWRLLFGVNAVLGLAALIIAVTKLEGEPVTPRREKFDLSGALLSVPSLAAVIYGASSFSLGFLPKLLLVLGLGGILLFVLQESRAPFPLLDVGLFKSSSAFTFSNLAALISYSSTYAVSYIISLYLQVVRGLEAQTAGLILLVQPVVQVLFSPPAGQLSDRLEPRIVASTGMALNTIGLFLFSLFNARTPMALVVANLMFMGFGFALFSSPNTNAVMSSAPRAYYGVASSILGTMRLLGQAFSMAVVALIFNLYLKGSQFTPAAAPLLLRSMNVAFLVFAVFSLGGIFASLARGQIHRGEREG from the coding sequence ATGGTGGACGAAAACAGGCGGAGCGAAACCAGGGCCACTTATATCTTAACGGTGTGCACGCTGGCTTCCTTTTTGACGGCATTTATGGGCAGCTCCATCAACCTGGCCATTCCGACCATCGGGGAGGAATTTCAAGCCGGGGCCCTTGACCTCAATTGGGTAGTATCGGCCTTTCTGCTGACCTCGGCCGCTTTTCTCCTGCCCTTTGGCCGGTTGGCTGACCTCTACGGCCGTACGCGCGTCTTCCGGGCCGGCCTCTGCGGCTACGCCCTGTTTTCATTGCTGTCGTCCCTGGCCCCTTCTCTACCCTTACTCATCGCCACGCGGGCCCTCCACGGTATAAGCAGCGCCATGATTTTCAGTACCGCCACGGCCCTGCTGGTGGCCTTTTTCCCCGCCCAGGCTAGAGGCCGCGTCCTGGGCATCAACGTCGCAGCCGTGTACACCGGCCTGTCGGCGGGGCCCTTCCTGGGCGGCATCATCACCCACTACCTGGGATGGCGGCTGCTTTTTGGAGTTAATGCCGTCCTGGGTCTTGCCGCCCTCATCATCGCCGTGACCAAACTCGAAGGGGAGCCGGTAACGCCACGGCGGGAAAAATTCGATCTATCGGGCGCCCTCCTCTCTGTTCCTAGTTTGGCCGCCGTTATCTACGGGGCTTCCAGTTTTTCTTTGGGGTTCCTGCCAAAACTCCTTTTAGTTCTCGGCCTGGGAGGGATTCTTTTATTTGTCCTCCAGGAAAGCAGGGCCCCCTTCCCCCTGCTGGACGTAGGCCTTTTTAAATCCAGCTCCGCCTTTACCTTTTCCAATCTGGCCGCCCTTATAAGTTACAGTTCCACCTACGCGGTAAGCTATATCATTTCCCTTTACCTCCAGGTTGTCAGGGGATTGGAGGCCCAGACCGCCGGCCTGATCCTTTTGGTTCAGCCCGTCGTCCAGGTGCTATTTTCGCCGCCGGCGGGGCAGCTTTCGGATCGGCTGGAACCGCGAATCGTGGCGTCGACAGGCATGGCCTTAAACACCATCGGCCTTTTCCTTTTTTCCCTGTTTAACGCCCGCACGCCCATGGCCCTGGTCGTGGCCAATCTCATGTTTATGGGCTTTGGCTTTGCCCTCTTTTCTTCTCCCAACACCAATGCCGTCATGAGCTCCGCTCCCAGGGCTTATTACGGCGTAGCTTCGTCCATTCTGGGAACAATGCGCCTTTTGGGGCAGGCCTTCAGTATGGCAGTAGTGGCCTTGATTTTTAATTTATATTTAAAGGGAAGTCAATTCACCCCTGCCGCCGCTCCCCTCCTTTTAAGAAGCATGAACGTGGCCTTCCTGGTCTTTGCCGTTTTTTCCCTGGGCGGCATATTTGCCTCCCTGGCCCGCGGACAAATACACCGTGGGGAAAGGGAAGGTTAA
- the mqnC gene encoding cyclic dehypoxanthinyl futalosine synthase — translation MIEAIACKVLEGKRLSADEGECLYREADLLEMGYLANLVRQRLHRDGTVTFVVDRNINYTNICVNACRFCAFYRLPGDAEGYVLSREEIGNKIEATLAAGGTQILLQGGLNPDLDLAWFEDLFAWIKSRYPVTLHSLSPVEIDYLARKEKLPVFEVLRRLKKAGLDSLPGGGAEILVDGVRDRVSPKKTKTARWLEVMRAAHSLGMKSTATMVFGLGETIADRIAHLEAVRRLQDETGGFTAFIPWSFQPGNTELGGTEAGAAEYLKVLALARIYLDNVPNLQVSWVTQGLKVAQVALFFGANDFGSTMLEENVVRAAGASYRACMEEIVHCIREAGFRPAQRDNEYRILKYFDAKH, via the coding sequence GTGATCGAAGCTATCGCCTGCAAAGTGCTTGAAGGTAAACGGTTGAGTGCCGACGAAGGCGAGTGCCTATACCGGGAAGCCGACCTCCTGGAGATGGGGTATCTTGCCAACCTGGTGCGGCAGCGGCTGCATCGTGATGGGACGGTCACCTTTGTCGTGGACCGCAATATCAATTACACCAATATATGCGTCAACGCCTGCCGCTTCTGCGCTTTTTACCGCCTGCCCGGAGATGCCGAAGGTTACGTTTTAAGCCGCGAAGAGATCGGCAACAAAATCGAGGCCACCCTGGCTGCCGGGGGTACCCAGATTTTGCTGCAGGGGGGCCTCAATCCCGATCTGGACCTTGCCTGGTTTGAAGACCTTTTCGCCTGGATTAAATCCCGCTATCCCGTAACCCTTCACTCCCTGTCACCGGTGGAAATCGACTACCTGGCCCGCAAAGAAAAGCTCCCCGTATTTGAGGTGCTGCGGCGGCTTAAAAAAGCGGGCCTGGATTCCCTGCCCGGCGGGGGTGCAGAAATCCTCGTAGACGGAGTCCGCGACCGGGTCAGCCCTAAAAAGACCAAAACGGCGCGCTGGCTGGAAGTGATGCGCGCCGCCCATTCCCTGGGGATGAAGTCCACGGCAACGATGGTTTTCGGCCTGGGCGAAACTATTGCCGACAGAATCGCCCATCTGGAGGCCGTCCGCCGGCTCCAGGATGAAACCGGGGGTTTTACTGCCTTCATTCCCTGGAGCTTCCAGCCCGGCAATACCGAGCTGGGAGGCACCGAGGCCGGGGCGGCGGAATATTTGAAGGTCCTGGCCCTCGCCCGCATCTATCTGGATAACGTCCCCAACCTCCAGGTTTCCTGGGTGACCCAGGGCCTTAAGGTAGCCCAGGTGGCCCTTTTCTTCGGTGCCAATGATTTCGGCTCCACCATGCTGGAGGAAAACGTGGTGCGGGCGGCGGGTGCCTCTTACCGGGCCTGTATGGAAGAAATCGTCCACTGCATTCGGGAGGCCGGTTTCCGTCCCGCCCAGCGTGACAATGAATACCGCATTCTTAAATATTTTGACGCAAAGCATTAG
- a CDS encoding menaquinone biosynthetic enzyme MqnA/MqnD family protein, with amino-acid sequence MDRPRLGRVSYLNCLPLFYPIEAGRVSVPAKIVAAHPAVLNAAFRRGELEVTAVSSLAYGQFAGEALVLPGLSISCRGRVGSVLLASRLPAEDLEGRPLSLTPYSATSVVLLRILMKRWYGVTPTYFTRPAGSLPEWEGPDALLTIGDEALQIARSGRFPHIYDLGEEWLRFAGKPMVFALWVVRKDFAAENPDKLAAIWRALQKAKAWSREHPGALAAAGAGRLEVEPEFVEDYFALLNYDLEWPHLEGLLAFYRLAHMDGFLTHPVTIEIWGGERDRSYRLQSA; translated from the coding sequence ATGGATCGTCCTAGACTGGGACGGGTGAGCTACCTCAACTGCCTGCCCCTTTTCTACCCCATCGAGGCCGGGCGGGTGTCGGTCCCGGCCAAAATTGTCGCCGCCCATCCCGCCGTATTGAACGCCGCTTTCCGTCGGGGCGAACTGGAGGTTACGGCCGTCTCTTCCCTGGCCTACGGTCAGTTCGCGGGAGAAGCCCTGGTCCTCCCGGGGCTCTCCATTTCCTGCCGCGGCAGGGTCGGCAGTGTTTTACTGGCAAGCCGCTTGCCGGCAGAAGACCTCGAAGGCCGGCCCCTTTCCCTGACTCCTTATTCGGCCACCAGTGTGGTTTTGCTCCGCATCCTCATGAAGCGTTGGTACGGTGTGACCCCGACCTACTTCACCCGCCCAGCAGGCAGCCTCCCGGAATGGGAGGGCCCCGATGCCCTCCTCACCATCGGCGACGAAGCCCTGCAAATCGCTCGCAGCGGCCGCTTCCCCCACATTTACGACCTGGGCGAGGAGTGGCTGCGGTTTGCCGGCAAGCCCATGGTCTTTGCCCTCTGGGTGGTGAGGAAAGATTTTGCCGCCGAAAACCCGGATAAGCTTGCCGCCATTTGGCGGGCTCTGCAAAAAGCCAAGGCTTGGAGCCGGGAACACCCCGGCGCCCTGGCGGCGGCAGGGGCCGGACGCCTCGAAGTAGAGCCAGAATTTGTTGAAGATTATTTTGCCCTTTTAAATTACGACCTGGAATGGCCGCACCTGGAAGGACTACTGGCCTTTTACCGTCTGGCCCACATGGACGGTTTCCTTACCCACCCGGTTACCATTGAGATTTGGGGGGGAGAGCGTGATCGAAGCTATCGCCTGCAAAGTGCTTGA
- the mqnE gene encoding aminofutalosine synthase MqnE — protein sequence MTSEFIRRELLRGELADIAARVEAGERLSREDGIRLMECRDLLAVGYLADLARRRTCDDVVYFINNAHINYTNVCQNLCELCAFGKEKDAPGAYTMTLEEVEAKARTAAAAGVTEIHIVGGLNPELPYDYYLELVKTVRRAAPGACIQAFDAVEIDFIASRAGLPVADVLQELRQAGLDSLPGGGAEIFNPDLRRRLCAKKIDGRRWLKVHETAHRLGIPTNATMLYGHFETAADRVDHLLALRELQDRTGGFLAFIPLAFHPTNTAFSHLPGPTGVDDLKVLAVSRLLLDNFRHIKAFWIMMGPKLAQIALHFGVNDLDGTVREEHIFHDAGATTPQYQPPESFLNSIRAAGRIPVERDTLYREIRRYV from the coding sequence ATGACGTCAGAATTCATTCGCCGGGAGCTTCTACGGGGAGAACTGGCAGACATAGCCGCCAGGGTAGAGGCGGGAGAAAGGCTTTCCCGGGAGGACGGCATCCGCCTCATGGAGTGCCGCGACCTGCTGGCCGTCGGCTACCTGGCCGACCTGGCAAGACGGCGGACCTGTGATGATGTCGTTTATTTCATCAACAACGCCCACATTAATTATACCAACGTCTGCCAGAATCTCTGCGAACTGTGTGCCTTCGGCAAAGAAAAGGATGCCCCGGGGGCCTACACCATGACCCTGGAAGAAGTTGAAGCTAAGGCCCGGACGGCGGCCGCTGCCGGCGTCACCGAGATCCATATCGTCGGCGGCCTCAATCCAGAGCTCCCTTACGACTATTACCTGGAACTAGTGAAAACGGTGCGCCGGGCGGCCCCCGGGGCCTGCATCCAGGCCTTTGACGCCGTAGAGATCGATTTTATCGCCTCCCGTGCCGGCCTTCCCGTAGCCGACGTCCTCCAGGAACTGCGGCAGGCAGGACTGGATTCCCTGCCCGGGGGCGGGGCCGAGATCTTCAACCCCGACCTGCGCCGGCGCCTGTGCGCCAAAAAAATCGACGGCCGACGCTGGCTTAAAGTACATGAAACGGCCCACCGCCTGGGCATTCCCACCAACGCCACCATGCTCTACGGACATTTCGAGACCGCCGCCGACCGGGTGGACCACCTCCTGGCCCTGCGGGAGCTCCAGGACCGCACGGGAGGATTCCTGGCCTTTATTCCTCTGGCCTTCCACCCCACCAACACGGCCTTCAGCCATCTGCCGGGCCCCACCGGCGTCGACGATTTAAAGGTGCTGGCCGTCAGCCGCCTGCTTCTGGACAATTTCCGCCACATCAAGGCCTTCTGGATAATGATGGGGCCGAAGCTGGCCCAGATCGCCCTCCATTTTGGCGTCAACGACCTGGACGGCACGGTGCGGGAAGAACACATCTTCCACGATGCAGGAGCGACAACGCCCCAGTACCAGCCACCCGAAAGTTTTCTCAACAGTATCCGGGCGGCCGGCCGGATACCTGTAGAACGGGACACCCTCTACCGGGAAATCCGCCGCTATGTTTAA
- a CDS encoding MTAP family purine nucleoside phosphorylase: MAEKKVQADIGFIGGSGTYSLNFPEALKDPKTEVLERDLVFSTPWGPSAPLTLFITGDPPRRILAAKMHGRIPGVSWGESSQRLFHAFMQAGVKKIIAEGGVGSVNHLLDLKDIVVVTDYIDFSMRRDVGLMEGYLSIMRRPICPSLHRVLVEAAKEAPLGRVFDRGVYLVTDGRHFESAAEVNLFRQWGSDVVGQTLCPEVYLAREMGACYAGIYLVVNYGEGVVKPWEHRDLKDLFFTAAPPFGRIILKALGRIPFNDDCGCKELRKPTLLCPDNIGRHPV; this comes from the coding sequence ATGGCTGAAAAAAAGGTACAGGCCGACATCGGCTTTATCGGCGGTTCCGGCACCTACAGCCTGAACTTTCCCGAGGCCTTAAAGGATCCAAAGACGGAGGTGCTGGAGCGGGATCTCGTCTTTTCCACCCCCTGGGGTCCCAGCGCCCCCCTGACCCTTTTCATCACCGGCGACCCGCCGCGGCGCATCCTGGCGGCCAAGATGCACGGGCGGATTCCCGGAGTCTCCTGGGGTGAAAGTTCACAACGCCTTTTCCACGCGTTTATGCAGGCAGGCGTAAAAAAAATTATTGCCGAGGGCGGGGTGGGAAGCGTCAACCACCTCCTGGACCTCAAGGACATCGTGGTGGTCACCGACTACATCGATTTTTCCATGCGCCGCGACGTAGGGCTCATGGAAGGCTATCTGTCGATAATGCGCCGGCCCATCTGCCCTTCCCTGCACCGGGTCCTGGTGGAAGCGGCAAAAGAGGCGCCCTTAGGCCGGGTCTTCGACCGCGGTGTCTACCTGGTAACGGACGGGCGTCACTTCGAAAGCGCGGCCGAGGTGAATCTCTTCCGCCAATGGGGGTCGGACGTCGTGGGACAGACCCTCTGCCCGGAGGTCTACCTGGCGCGGGAAATGGGGGCCTGCTATGCCGGCATTTATCTGGTCGTCAATTACGGCGAAGGTGTGGTGAAACCCTGGGAGCATCGGGATTTAAAGGATCTCTTTTTCACCGCCGCGCCGCCCTTTGGCCGCATAATTCTAAAGGCCCTGGGGCGGATACCCTTTAACGACGACTGTGGCTGCAAAGAGTTGCGCAAGCCCACCCTGCTCTGTCCGGACAACATCGGCAGGCACCCTGTATGA
- a CDS encoding TetR/AcrR family transcriptional regulator, with protein MVYRRTKKVDQRLESRLQAIMQAAREEFARNGFYGTSIKDIARRAGVAVGTIYLYLRNKEALFAALVNEAYEMVLERIAQARKKAVGGREKLKASMEAALEVLQEHRDLARVMLVQSPAGHPAVSEQLYDLLRRLARLVEEDVREEMERGALPPQDARLASLAFVGTFYQVVMGWLKDGYPTDLTAAGKDLIAYNLRGLGYPPEGEEEDG; from the coding sequence TTGGTTTACCGGCGGACAAAAAAGGTCGATCAGCGTCTGGAAAGCCGCCTGCAGGCTATTATGCAGGCCGCCAGGGAAGAATTCGCTCGCAACGGCTTTTACGGTACGTCGATTAAGGACATTGCCCGCCGGGCCGGGGTGGCCGTCGGTACCATCTATTTATACCTGCGTAACAAAGAGGCCCTCTTTGCCGCCCTGGTCAATGAGGCATATGAGATGGTCCTGGAGCGCATCGCCCAAGCCCGGAAAAAGGCCGTGGGTGGCCGCGAAAAGCTCAAGGCTTCCATGGAAGCGGCCCTGGAAGTGTTGCAGGAACACCGCGACCTGGCCCGAGTGATGCTGGTGCAGTCGCCGGCGGGCCACCCGGCCGTTAGCGAGCAGCTCTACGACCTGCTGCGCCGCCTAGCCCGGCTGGTGGAGGAAGACGTGCGGGAAGAGATGGAAAGGGGCGCCCTCCCACCCCAGGACGCCCGCCTGGCCTCCTTGGCTTTTGTGGGTACCTTTTACCAGGTAGTCATGGGCTGGCTGAAAGATGGCTACCCCACCGATTTGACCGCGGCCGGCAAAGACCTGATAGCCTACAACCTGCGCGGTCTGGGTTACCCTCCGGAAGGAGAGGAAGAGGATGGCTGA